A portion of the Cryptomeria japonica chromosome 5, Sugi_1.0, whole genome shotgun sequence genome contains these proteins:
- the LOC131067608 gene encoding protein BPS1, chloroplastic-like produces the protein MALHSPHKYKHNRSKSIPSSPKGHQSLTGTLVVEVERLEESCSFSSSIGADWFGQALEVAINCYSNLSNMQIDMEGVGSKWINAHLDDILHLLETCNLLRDSITEIRKQHTSVQVAIRGLGRDLTPSAHTLERALTAFAIWLSKKKDTHTQLENCMSTLRRMAEKLKIEDKAGLAQAAININHAKAITVMIFSALVTALSFKTSHMRMASLPLPAHFTCLQHKLREALKTRKRSSSSSSRSLRELQAADIALGDLNNLLNSRSKLQLPLHLSPSTLALNDLETALPQLEHTINQLFNSLISARFAVLNNLSSQ, from the coding sequence ATGGCGCTGCACTCTCCTCACAAGTATAAGCATAATCGGTCAAAGAGTATTCCCTCAAGCCCAAAAGGGCACCAAAGTCTCACAGGCACACTTGTAGTTGAGGTGGAAAGATTGGAAGagtcttgttctttttcatcatctATTGGAGCAGATTGGTTTGGCCAAGCATTGGAGGTGGCGATCAATTGCTATTCCAATTTGTCAAACATGCAGATAGATATGGAAGGTGTTGGGAGCAAATGGATCAACGCACATCTGGATGACATACTTCATCTGCTTGAAACGTGCAATTTGTTGAGGGACAGCATTACAGAGATCAGGAAGCAACACACGAGTGTTCAGGTAGCCATTCGTGGCCTTGGCCGTGATCTTACTCCCTCTGCCCATACCCTTGAAAGGGCACTTACCGCCTTTGCCATTTGGCTGAGTAAGAAGAAGGACACACACACTCAGCTGGAGAATTGCATGTCCACTTTGAGGCGAATGGCAGAGAAGCTCAAAATTGAGGATAAAGCAGGATTAGCACAAGCTGCCATCAACATCAACCATGCCAAGGCCATCACCGTGATGATCTTCTCTGCCCTTGTCACTGCTCTTTCATTCAAGACATCCCACATGAGGATGGCATCTCTTCCTCTTCCTGCCCATTTTACTTGTCTACAACACAAGCTAAGGGAGGCACTTAAGACGAGAAagaggtcatcatcatcatcatcaaggtcCCTGCGCGAGTTACAGGCAGCAGATATCGCACTGGGAGATCTGAACAATCTTCTCAACTCCAGGTCCAAATTGCAGCTTCCGCTTCATCTCTCTCCCTCCACATTGGCACTCAATGACTTGGAAACCGCTCTTCCCCAACTTGAACACACAATCAACCAGCTATTCAATTCTCTCATCTCTGCCAGATTTGCAGTATTGAACAACCTTTCTTCTCAGTGA